A genomic segment from Desulfurobacterium pacificum encodes:
- the def gene encoding peptide deformylase, with amino-acid sequence MVREIKIYPDEVLKQKAQPIEEVNDEVRALVDDMFETMYKKGGVGLAANQIGVLKRVVIIDLGSGKENQGKDKIVLINPEIVAMEGEQVGEEGCLSLPGLYKKVKRAKYVKVKALNYDGEEFEIEGEDLLARALQHEIDHLNGVVFIDRLSPLQRRLALEKYKKLKRKYEKKMASQR; translated from the coding sequence ATGGTAAGAGAGATAAAAATTTACCCAGATGAGGTTTTGAAGCAAAAAGCACAGCCTATAGAAGAAGTTAACGATGAAGTGAGAGCTTTGGTTGATGATATGTTTGAAACTATGTATAAAAAAGGTGGTGTTGGTCTTGCAGCCAACCAGATTGGCGTTCTCAAAAGGGTAGTTATAATAGACTTAGGTTCTGGCAAAGAGAATCAGGGGAAAGACAAAATCGTTCTGATTAATCCTGAAATCGTTGCTATGGAAGGTGAGCAGGTGGGAGAGGAAGGATGCCTTTCCCTTCCAGGACTTTACAAAAAAGTAAAGAGGGCTAAATACGTTAAGGTAAAAGCCCTTAACTACGACGGTGAAGAGTTTGAAATAGAAGGTGAAGATTTGCTCGCGAGGGCACTTCAGCACGAGATAGACCACCTTAACGGTGTCGTTTTTATTGACAGGCTCTCACCGCTTCAAAGGCGTCTGGCGCTTGAAAAGTATAAAAAGCTAAAGAGGAAGTATGAGAAGAAAATGGCTTCTCAAAGGTAG
- a CDS encoding sugar phosphate isomerase/epimerase family protein, which translates to MKIVGHVSAKRILSTPETVREITSLGIGVEVQLSSDILDTFTLKDFGNLKSLIGDALTTVHAPFLDLNPGAADSYVLKATRKRFQETLIAAKVLEAEVIVFHTGYHPAKIDPIFDEWFERAIETFKLVAAETDALIALENVFDTEPSVLKKFVDNLPKNVGVCIDVGHLNLFSKQPVSDWISAFKDRIYEFHVHDNSGVKDEHSFLGSGTVPLKEFFKEVEKVETDYIFNLENKTVDDIKKSLKFLEEGGFLW; encoded by the coding sequence ATGAAAATTGTCGGTCACGTTTCAGCGAAAAGGATTCTTTCCACCCCTGAAACTGTCAGAGAGATTACTTCTTTAGGCATAGGCGTTGAAGTTCAACTTTCTTCAGATATCCTTGATACTTTCACGCTGAAAGATTTCGGTAACCTCAAGTCCTTAATAGGCGACGCTTTAACGACAGTTCACGCACCCTTCTTAGACCTTAACCCCGGTGCTGCCGATAGTTACGTTCTAAAAGCTACCAGAAAGCGCTTTCAGGAAACTCTGATAGCAGCTAAGGTTCTTGAAGCTGAGGTAATCGTTTTTCACACCGGTTATCACCCGGCTAAAATTGACCCAATATTTGACGAATGGTTTGAGCGCGCCATTGAAACCTTTAAACTGGTTGCAGCAGAAACTGATGCGTTAATAGCTCTTGAAAACGTTTTTGATACAGAACCTTCAGTTCTCAAAAAGTTTGTTGACAACCTGCCGAAAAACGTGGGCGTCTGCATAGATGTTGGACATTTAAACCTTTTCAGCAAACAGCCTGTTTCTGACTGGATAAGCGCCTTTAAAGACAGAATCTATGAGTTTCACGTTCACGATAACAGCGGCGTTAAAGATGAGCATTCTTTTTTAGGTTCGGGAACCGTTCCTTTAAAAGAGTTTTTCAAAGAAGTAGAAAAGGTTGAAACCGACTATATATTTAACCTTGAAAATAAGACGGTGGATGATATTAAAAAAAGTTTAAAGTTTTTGGAAGAAGGAGGATTTTTATGGTAA